The Bdellovibrionota bacterium sequence AAACGGCTTTTGTCTTATAGGGCAATCTGCCAAATCACAAACTTCGCAGTAAGCTTTACGGCATGGATCTAGGTGAAAGTGCAATTCCCCATCGTTTGGATATTCTTCAAATACTAACTTTTCAAAACGACTGACTTCATTGTGTGCCCTTGTGACGTCCCAAAATTCTGGAACAACGATATGTGCATCTATATGATGATATCTGCCGGATCTAATGACTCTCGTATAGTGAATGCGGATAATTCCAGGAAAGATTTTCTTTGCGAATACTTTTCCAATTTTTTTAATAACACCAAGATCCTCGGCGTCCATCAATCCTGCTAAGGATTTTTTTACTAAACCAAATCCAGTTTTTGCGAGGAAGAATCCCAGTATGATCGCAATAACAGAATCTATCCAGTAAGCTTTTGTGAAAATCACTACGACGAGACCCACTGCTAGGCCAATACTTGTAATAAAATCTGAAATCAAATGGTCTCCACTGCCTTTAAGAGCCAGAGATTTTAATTTTTTACCGGCGCGCTTAAGATAGAATCCTAAAGCACCATTCACAAGTCCTGCAAATACAGTAAAGTAAATACCAATTTCGATATTTTGAATTTGATTTTTAGAAACTAAATTTCTAACTGCTTCATAAAAAATAAGAGCTGCTGCAAATGAAATGAATCCACCTTCGAATGCTACAGAAAAATATTCGGCTTTGCCGTGACCATAAGGGTGATCTTTGTCGGCAGGCTTTGAAGCAATACTGATAGTGATCAGTGCGATCACTGCTCCGAGAACATTGACAATGCTCTCGAGAGCGTCAGACAAAATGGCTTGAGAATCTGTAATCTCATAAGCATAGAATTTGAAAATCAAAAGTAAACTTCCAATAACCAAAGAAATTCTAGCTATTCTCAACCTGATTTTATCTTGATCTGCNNNNNNNNNNATATTATTTTCTGCCATTTGAGATAATTTTATATCTTCGTGTTTCTAAATCAACAACTTTACCTTGTTGAGTGTGACTCTCAAGTAACGTATTTTGTTTTGATAGATCTTTGGACAGCCGAAAAGAGCTGTTGTATAAATCGATTATGAGTTCAGTTGCCCAGCATCCGCTTTACATTGAGTTGAGTACAAAGCTTCATCCCCAGGATTTTGAAGTTCTAAAGCAGATCCTTGACAGTCACGAACTGGATTTGGCGCCAACTTATGGTTATTTTGAAAAAAATGACTTTGATCAAATTGCAGATAAATCCTTAGAAGAGTTTTTTAAAAAGATCAAAATTTATGACTTTAACTTTATGGATGATGAAGATCTGAGGTACTGCTGGAGCCAAACTCTCGGAGAATTTCAAAAAAAATACTGGGGCTTTAAAAAGCACACAGAAAAACCCTCTTCCTACAGAGAACCCAAGAGGCTGGGCCTAACCTTAACTCCTGTTACAGAAATTCCAAAGAAGCCTTCTAAAAAAATTAGCTATAAAAACGCCTTCTTTTATATTTGGTCAGTTCTACAATCATGGATAGTGATCAAAGCTCTCATTTTAGTTTATGGAAATGATTTGGCTAAGGATGACTCCTTACAAAATAGAATTATTTTTGGATCAATTATTGCGTTTTCTTTTGGTTCACTTTTTCTCTTCGCCTGGATGAGAAGAAAGAATCCTAAGTAATCACTGCCGATACTTTCGCAACCGGCAGCAATCTTTCGAACTAATTTTTTGTCTTTTTCTTAGCTACTGCTTTTGCCAACGCATCTTCAGTAGAAATAGAAACCGGAGCATCTACGGATGTCTTCGGAGCTGGAGCACCTGGTTTTACGCCAATGCCTTGAGCTTCAAGAACTAATTGTCTTAGAGTTTCTAATAATTTTGGATTTTCTTTTAGGTAAACTTTTGAAGCATCTCTACCTTGGCCAATTCTTTCGCCATTGTAGCTGTACCAAGCGCCGGCTTTTTCGATGATCCCTTTATCCGAAGCGATATC is a genomic window containing:
- a CDS encoding cation diffusion facilitator family transporter; amino-acid sequence: ADQDKIRLRIARISLVIGSLLLIFKFYAYEITDSQAILSDALESIVNVLGAVIALITISIASKPADKDHPYGHGKAEYFSVAFEGGFISFAAALIFYEAVRNLVSKNQIQNIEIGIYFTVFAGLVNGALGFYLKRAGKKLKSLALKGSGDHLISDFITSIGLAVGLVVVIFTKAYWIDSVIAIILGFFLAKTGFGLVKKSLAGLMDAEDLGVIKKIGKVFAKKIFPGIIRIHYTRVIRSGRYHHIDAHIVVPEFWDVTRAHNEVSRFEKLVFEEYPNDGELHFHLDPCRKAYCEVCDLADCPIRQKPFVQRLSFTLEELTDPQEPEEFRKEK